In the genome of Ignavibacteria bacterium, the window TTCCATAGATCCGGTTGGGATTGTGTAAGCTTCTACCACAAAAGTCTTCAAAATAAATGCAGCAATTGCAGCGAAAAGCAGATTTTCGAACAGATCCCACGTTCGCTGTGCTCGTGTTCGATTTTTCTTTAACTCTTCTCTAATTCTTTTTTTCTCTTGTCTTTTCTTCCAGTAATTTTTAAGCCAGTCCATTTTAAATCCTGATTAATAATTTATAATGTACAATTCATAATTGATAATTGAGAATGGAGAATTGATTTTATGTGTTGCACTGTACTTCCTTTTTCAAAGTTGCAAACTATATGTCCGAACAGCTCCACTTTACATTTTCCAATTTACATTTTCCATCCGTCAGCCGAAGGGTCAATCTTCCATCGAAAGCACGGCAAGAAACGCTTCCTGCGGAATTTCAACATTTCCGACTTGTTTCATACGCTTCTTACCCTCTTTTTGTTTCTCCAATAATTTTCTCTTTCGAGTAATATCGCCGCCATAACACTTGGCGAGTACGTTTTTTCTGAGTGCTTTGACGACATCACGTGCAATTACTTTACTCCCTATTGCTGCCTGAATAACAACTTCAAATAATTGCTTCGGAATTAATTCTTTCAATTTTGAACAAAGTTTTCTTCCCCATTCGTAAGCTTTACTTCGATGAACTATAAATGAGAATGCATCAACCGGATCACCGTTGAGGAGAATTTCAACTTTTACCAGATCAGATTCACGATATCCAATAAATTCATAATCAAATGAAGCATAACCACGCGAAATTGATTTCAGCTTATCATAAAAATCAAAAATTATTTCTGAAAGCGGAAGTTCATAATGGATGTCGGCTCTCGTTGGATCAAGGTAAGTCGTGTTCTTATGAATTCCCCTTCGATCCATACATAGTTTCATTATGCTTCCGATGTATTCGGAAGGAGTTACGATTTGCGCTTTAACGTAAGGTTCTTCAATAAAATCTATTTCGCCAACTACAGGCATGAACGCAGGATTATCGACAATAACAAGCTCGCCATCACGTTTCGTAACATTGTATTCCACGTTCGGTAAGGTTGTAATAATATCTTGGTTGAATTCACGGAGCAATCTTTCTTGAACAATTTCCATATGAAGCAATCCAAGAAATCCACAGCGGAAACCAAATCCCAATGCGGCAGAAGTTTCAGGTATATAAGTTAATGCCGCATCATTTAGAACATATTTATCCAATGAATCTCGAAGTTCTTGATAGTTATCGCTATTCGTTGGATAAAGTCCGCTGAAGACCATTGGTTTAACTTCTTTGTAACCTGCAAGCGGCTCGGTTGCCGGACTGTCGAGTGTCGTAATCGTATCGCCGACTTTCGTATCATGAACATCTTTAATTCCAGCGATCAAATATCCAACATTACCGGCTTGAAGCGATTTTGTTCGAACTCGTTTTAGCTCAAGAGTGCCGACTTCTTCTGCTTCAAATATTTTTTGATTGCGGAAAAATTTGATTTTTTGCTTCTCATTGATTTCACCTTCAAAAATTCTTATGTAGGCAATAGCTCCTCGATAAGAATCGAATTTTGAATCGAATATCAAAGCACGCAAGGGTAAATTAACATCTGTTTTGGGAGCCGGAATCTTTTGTACGATTGCTTCCAAAATTTCATCGACACCAAATTTCTGTTTGGCAGATGCTAGGAGTATATCTTCTTTCTTACATCCAATAAGGTCGATTATTTGATGTGAGACTTGCTCAACCATTGCACTTGGCAAATCAATTTTATTTATAATGGGAATGATTTCTAATCCTGCTTCGATTGCGAGATATAGGTTGCTGATTGTTTGGGCTTCAACTCCTTGTGATGCATCGACAATTAATAATGCGCCTTCACATGCAGCGAGCGACCTTGATACTTCATAAGAAAAATCGACATGCCCGGGTGTATCGATCAAATTGAGAATGAAATTATTCCCCTTTTTTGATTTGTACTTCATTTGAACAGCGTGCGATTTGATTGTGATCCCGCGCTCACGTTCTAAATCCATATCATCAAGAACTTGTTCAACAAGCTCCCGCTGAGTAATCGTGCCGGTGCGTTCTAATAGTCTATCGGCAATAGTGGACTTGCCATGGTCTATATGTGCTATTATACAGAAATTTCGAAATTGGGTCATCAATTTTTATTAAAATAACAAATAAAAGTCGAAAATTTATTCAAGTGTTTCCGCTGTACTTTTCCTCTAATAATTAATCTAATGGAAATCAACGAAGGGACCTTTTTAGTGAATCATTCTTGAAAAATTCGAACTCAATATAAAGCCGAAGCAAAGTAAATTCAAGTTAATAGTTAGGCATTAGACTCTTCATTGACAGCATCGAGACTGAATTATTCTACTCTCTGAATAAAATTCTATTCATAATTTGTTCAAGTGTTTCTTACTTTTGTATAAAATTGAAGGATAAAATGAAAAAATCACGATTAACAATTCTATTTTTAATTTTAATATTCTCCATAACCTTCGCCCAGCACATCCGCTTTGCCTGGATTACAGATACGCACATCGGCTCGCCAAATGCTGATAAAGATTTAATGAATGTTGTTCAAAGCATAAATCAAGATAAATTCGATTTCGTGATTGCAAGCGGCGACATCACAGAAAAAGGATTGAACAGCGAACTTGAAAAAACGATAAACATTTTTCAGCAGCTCGAGCGCCCATTATTTATTATTCCAGGAAATCACGATACAAAATGGAGCGAATCAGGCTGTACAAAGTTTATTGAATTATTCAGCGATAACAAATTTTATTTTAAGTACAAAGATTTTGTATTTATCGGATTGAATACGGGAATTCCTCTGCGCGGTGCAGGAGGACACTTCGAACCTCAAGATTTGAAATGGATGGACGAAAAACTGAACGAACTTCCAGATACAGCTAAAATAATTTTTGCATGTCATCATCAGCCCGATGGAGAAGTTGACAATTGGTATGAAGCCACAAATCGACTTGCAAGATTCAATTTTGCTTTTATAATCGTCGGACACGGACACTCAAACCGGAAATACAGTTTTGCAGGAATTCCCGGTGCAATGGGACGATCAACCCTCGCAAAAAACAAAGTCTGGGGATATAATTCATTCCAGATTTATGATGAAAACATTTCAATTGCTGAGATTAACGCTGATACAAGTTTTACTTGGCACGAATATCCAATCATGAAACCTGAAAATGCTTCAATTACTCCCGCACCAAATTTTGAAAATTCAGGAAATGTAAGTGTGACTCAAATATTTGATGCAAACTCCACATTGGCACAAGGTGTCACATATTCAAATAAAACAATTTACTGTGCTGATTTGACGGGTGGAGTATATTCACTCAATAAAAATGGCAAAAATAATTGGTCGAAAAAATTCAATACATCATTTTTTACGAAGCCGCTTGAATTCAATGCTGCTGTAATTTTGAGCGGCACTGACGGTAATTTATATTTCTTAAGAAAATCTGACGGCAAATTAATTCACCAAGTCAAAATTGGAACTACGATCATTTCCACACCAGTTTACAATGAAAAAGATTACTCAATCTATATTTTCAGCAACGATGGATTCATTAATAAAATTTCGACACCGGATTATTCCGTGATCCGAACAAAAATAAGTTCGTTGAACTTTGAATCAGTACCATTATTAATAAAAGACCACCTCTACATTGGTTCGTGGGATAATTATGTCTATAAAATCCCTACTGATTTTTCTAAGGAAATTCCTTACCAATGGAAATGGACAAAAAACAAAAATTTTTATTATTCACCAGCAGTTGCACAACCTGTGAGCGATGGCACTAATCTTTATGTTACTACTCCCGATAAATACGTTTCGGCAATTAATTTAAGTACTGGCAAAACAGTGTGGAGAACAAATGCTTTCAATTCGTGGGAATCTATTGGCATCTCATCTGACAAATCGAAAATTTTTATAAAGAGTGTTTCTGACGTTGTACAATGTGTTTCAATAAGTGACACTTCTCACAAATTAATTTGGAAAACAGATCTCGATTTAGGAACTGACACAAATCCAACTAAAATTATAGAACGGAACAATCGAGTTTATATTGCCACAAAAAAGGGATTTGTCTATGCACTGAACAGCAATACTGGCGAAGTCATTTGGAAAGCATTTTTAGGAACCTCACGAGTAAATAATTTAGAATTTGCTGAAGAAAACTCTTTGATTGCCGCGAACATGGATGGAAAAGTGTTTGTAATAATGGAACAATAGATCCTTGGATGAGAGATTATGTTAAGTGCGGAATTCGGGAATGTGGATTGGGGAATTTATAAAGAGAAGAAAGTTTTAATTGAATTAAAATGAAGAAGTATAAAGGAATTATTTTCGACATTGACGGCACACTGACATCGACCAATGAGTTGATCTTTGCCACATTCAATCACATTGCAGAGAAATATGAAAACAAAACATATTCTGAAAAAGAGATAATTGCAATGTTTGGTCCGACGGAAGATGTTATTCTTAGAGAAAAATTCAATGGTGATAGATTCCAATCTGTGTATGATGATTATTACAAGTTTTATAAAGAGAATCATCCAACAATGGCTGATCTTTATCCCGGTATTATAGAAATTCTTGAACTCCTAAAATTAAAGAAAATAACAACCGCAATTTTCACCGGGAAAGGGAGAAAAAGTTCGCTGATTACTCTCGAGATACTAAACATCAAGCATTATTTCGATATGATAGTAACCGGAGATGACGTCCGAAATCATAAACCATCCGCAGAAGGGATTTGTAAATTCCTTGATGCTTATCGATTCAAGCCGGACGAAGTTTTAATGATCGGCGATTCGGTTGCTGATATTACTGCATCGCATGAAGCAACGGTTGAGATTGCATCCGTGATCTGGGATTCCTACGCGAAGGAAAAAGTCAAACAACTCAATCCGAATAATTATTTTTGCACAGTTGAAGAACTGAAAGTTTGGTTAAAAGATAGGATTTAGTGCTCGAGATTTTTTTTCACCACAGAGAACACAGAGCTCTCTGTGGTACTCCGTGCTCTTTGTGGTTAATTTTCTTTATTATCTTCCCTCACCAAATTGTTCTCCGCTGCCAAACGGGAAGATAAACGAAATTCTGGGTTCAATTCTTTTTTGTGGTGAGTAACCAATAACTTTATCGCTGATATCACGCTGAGGTGTGTAAGTCCATTGATAGATTACCGAAACGAGTACGTATGGAATAGGTTTATAACCTGCTTCTGCCGTTAAAATTGAACGATCATCGAGTTTGAAAATATCTTTCTCATCAAAGATACCAAATTTATCATAATACCCTCTTACAACGAAGCTTGCATCTTTTGGACTTAAGTCTGTTTCAAGTCGAAGTGTACCAGAGTTTGAGATTTTATCATATCTCGAATATGAACCGAAGATTTGAACAAAATTTAGTAAGTCTATTACTAACTCACCGTAGTAAGCATTGCCAGGAGTCTTCGCATTCTTCAATGCCAAGACTTTACTTGAAACAGATCCTTTCGTTGAATCAGCAATAAATCTTTGTATCTCATAAAACTGATTAAAGTATTTCGGTATAAATTGATCGCCGTTAAACCACCTTTCAAATCTTAAGTCGGCGCTGAACAATCCAAGTCCACTGAAGAAAAATCCAATGCCGGCAGTTGCTCCACTTCCAAAGTTCACTATTTTAGTAAAATTTGAATAGAGATCTATATCGACAAGTTTTGCTCGCAGCAGAGGGAGACTTGCATCCAATCCGATAATTGAAGTTGATCCTTCATCAGAAGTAATTTTCAAGTTCCTTGATGTTGGATCAATCATTGCACTAGTTACACCTGAAAAGTCATTCAAATCAGTTGCATAAGAAGCTCCGACCTCAAGATTTCCAATAATTGGAATATCAGCCGCTGGAGTGAAATGCAATGGCCTTGTATAACCGCGCAAACCAAAAATTCCCTTGCCGCTCAGATCGCCGTAGAGTGATTCAAATCCAAAATCACCAAAATCGATATCGAGTTCGATACCAATTTTTTTATTATCGAACGAAGCTCGATTGTTGTAATAGTAAACAAT includes:
- a CDS encoding HAD family hydrolase produces the protein MKKYKGIIFDIDGTLTSTNELIFATFNHIAEKYENKTYSEKEIIAMFGPTEDVILREKFNGDRFQSVYDDYYKFYKENHPTMADLYPGIIEILELLKLKKITTAIFTGKGRKSSLITLEILNIKHYFDMIVTGDDVRNHKPSAEGICKFLDAYRFKPDEVLMIGDSVADITASHEATVEIASVIWDSYAKEKVKQLNPNNYFCTVEELKVWLKDRI
- the lepA gene encoding elongation factor 4, translated to MTQFRNFCIIAHIDHGKSTIADRLLERTGTITQRELVEQVLDDMDLERERGITIKSHAVQMKYKSKKGNNFILNLIDTPGHVDFSYEVSRSLAACEGALLIVDASQGVEAQTISNLYLAIEAGLEIIPIINKIDLPSAMVEQVSHQIIDLIGCKKEDILLASAKQKFGVDEILEAIVQKIPAPKTDVNLPLRALIFDSKFDSYRGAIAYIRIFEGEINEKQKIKFFRNQKIFEAEEVGTLELKRVRTKSLQAGNVGYLIAGIKDVHDTKVGDTITTLDSPATEPLAGYKEVKPMVFSGLYPTNSDNYQELRDSLDKYVLNDAALTYIPETSAALGFGFRCGFLGLLHMEIVQERLLREFNQDIITTLPNVEYNVTKRDGELVIVDNPAFMPVVGEIDFIEEPYVKAQIVTPSEYIGSIMKLCMDRRGIHKNTTYLDPTRADIHYELPLSEIIFDFYDKLKSISRGYASFDYEFIGYRESDLVKVEILLNGDPVDAFSFIVHRSKAYEWGRKLCSKLKELIPKQLFEVVIQAAIGSKVIARDVVKALRKNVLAKCYGGDITRKRKLLEKQKEGKKRMKQVGNVEIPQEAFLAVLSMED